In the Setaria italica strain Yugu1 chromosome VI, Setaria_italica_v2.0, whole genome shotgun sequence genome, one interval contains:
- the LOC101778836 gene encoding MADS-box transcription factor 26 translates to MARGKVQLRRIENPVHRQVTFCKRRAGLLKKARELSVLCDAHIGIIIFSAHGKLYDLATTGTMEELIERYKTASGEAALQGDGGGDHRMDPKQETMVLQQEINLLQKGLRYIYGNRANEHMTVEELNALERYLEIWMYNIRSAKMQIMIQEIQALKSKEGMLKAANEVLQEKIVEQSGLLDVGVMVADQQNGHFSTVPLIEEITNPLTILSGYSNCRGSEMGYSF, encoded by the exons ATGGCGAGGGGCAAGGTCCAGCTGCGGCGCATCGAGAACCCGGTGCACCGGCAGGTGACCTTCTGCAAGCGCCGGGCCGGGCTGCTCAAGAAGGCCCGGGAGCTCTCCGTCCTCTGCGACGCCCACATCGGCATCATCATCTTCTCCGCGCACGGCAAGCTCTACGACCTCGCAACCACCGG AACCATGGAGGAACTGATCGAGAGGTACAAGACGGCCAGTGGAGAAGCAGCCCTGcagggtgacggcggcggcgaccacagAATG GACCCAAAACAGGAAACCATGGTGCTGCAACAGGAAATCAATCTGCTCCAGAAGGGTCTGAG GTACATATACGGGAACAGGGCAAATGAACACATGACTGTTGAAGAACTGAATGCCCTAGAGAGGTACTTGGAGATATGGATGTACAACATCCGCTCCGCAAAG ATGCAGATAATGATTCAAGAGATCCAAGCACTGAAAAGCAAG GAAGGCATGTTGAAAGCTGCTAACGAAGTTCTCCAGGAGAAG ATAGTAGAACAGAGTGGTTTGCTCGACGTAGGCGTGATGGTAGCAGATCAGCAGAATGGGCATTTTAGTACAGTCCCACTGATAGAAGAGATCACTAACCCACTGACTATACTGAGTGGCTATTCTAATTGTAGGGGCTCAGAGATGGGCTATTCCTTCTAA